In Mycetocola zhujimingii, one DNA window encodes the following:
- the rsmG gene encoding 16S rRNA (guanine(527)-N(7))-methyltransferase RsmG, with protein sequence MTEPLLEQEPAFAADVLGDRLDVARQFTQNLAQHGEELGLIGPLELPRLWTRHVLNSALVAPLLRPGLVGDVGSGAGLPGIVLGIARPDVQFVLIEPMERRVAWLNDQVDQLELSNVTVLRARAEDVDLETPLDQVTARAVSAFRKLLPLTAPLLRDGGELVLMKGANAEAEIAAAQKEMRKYKVTDARVEVLGEGLTEDVTRVILGTVRG encoded by the coding sequence ATGACTGAACCGCTGCTCGAGCAGGAACCTGCTTTCGCTGCCGATGTGCTCGGAGACCGCCTCGACGTAGCCCGGCAATTTACCCAGAACCTCGCGCAGCATGGTGAAGAGCTTGGTCTGATCGGGCCGCTCGAGCTTCCACGACTGTGGACGCGCCACGTGCTCAATAGTGCACTGGTGGCGCCTCTCCTGCGGCCGGGCCTGGTAGGCGACGTGGGTTCCGGAGCTGGTTTGCCGGGAATCGTCCTCGGGATTGCGCGTCCCGACGTGCAGTTTGTTCTCATTGAGCCGATGGAACGTCGGGTTGCTTGGCTGAATGATCAGGTCGACCAGCTTGAGTTGAGCAATGTGACAGTTCTGCGTGCCCGTGCTGAAGATGTGGACCTCGAGACACCACTGGATCAGGTGACCGCCAGGGCCGTCAGTGCGTTCCGCAAGCTGCTCCCACTCACCGCTCCCTTGTTGCGTGACGGTGGTGAGCTCGTGCTCATGAAGGGCGCGAACGCTGAGGCGGAGATCGCTGCCGCGCAGAAGGAAATGCGTAAGTACAAGGTGACCGACGCCCGGGTCGAGGTCCTCGGTGAAGGACTCACCGAGGATGTCACGCGTGTGATCCTCGGAACCGTTCGCGGTTAG
- the yidD gene encoding membrane protein insertion efficiency factor YidD codes for MTGVAVNESGVSGLAHGILLMPRNAAVAALIAYRTVISPLYGEVCRYYPSCSAYAMHAIQQHGVTVGSGLAALRIARCHPWAAGGVDDAPLKKNFRYSVTPRGFVVTAGHRKG; via the coding sequence ATGACCGGCGTCGCTGTTAACGAGTCCGGCGTTTCGGGCCTGGCCCACGGCATCCTGTTGATGCCGCGTAACGCCGCCGTCGCTGCATTGATTGCTTATCGCACAGTCATTTCACCGCTTTATGGGGAAGTCTGCAGGTACTATCCCTCTTGTTCGGCCTACGCGATGCACGCCATACAGCAGCACGGTGTGACGGTCGGTTCGGGGCTTGCCGCTCTGCGGATCGCCCGGTGCCATCCGTGGGCCGCAGGTGGCGTCGATGATGCACCACTGAAAAAGAACTTCCGATACTCCGTTACCCCGCGTGGTTTCGTTGTAACAGCCGGCCACCGAAAGGGCTAA
- a CDS encoding protein jag: MSDVIHDPADVEVIRNDSPTASQLEEEGDVAADYIEEFLDIADLDGDIDIDVRNGRAYVAVTASEGSNIRSLSKPDVVNALQELTRLAVQSKTGQFSRLILDIGGSRDARQAELTVLVDSAIAQIEAGASSAALPPMSSYERKLVHDVVSERGFTSNSQGEGRDRHTVITRA, from the coding sequence ATGAGCGACGTAATTCACGACCCCGCAGATGTCGAGGTTATTCGGAACGACTCCCCCACAGCATCGCAGCTCGAGGAAGAGGGCGACGTTGCGGCCGACTACATCGAGGAGTTCCTCGACATCGCCGACCTCGACGGCGACATTGACATCGACGTTCGTAACGGTCGGGCGTACGTTGCAGTGACTGCGAGCGAAGGCAGCAACATCCGCTCGCTGTCCAAGCCCGACGTGGTCAATGCCCTTCAGGAGCTGACGCGCCTCGCCGTGCAGAGCAAGACCGGCCAGTTCTCTCGCCTCATCCTCGACATCGGTGGGTCGCGTGACGCGCGGCAGGCGGAACTCACCGTCCTGGTGGACAGCGCGATTGCTCAGATCGAGGCCGGTGCGAGCTCCGCTGCACTTCCCCCCATGTCGAGTTATGAGCGCAAGCTCGTGCACGACGTCGTGTCAGAGCGGGGTTTCACGTCCAACTCGCAGGGTGAAGGCCGCGACCGACACACGGTGATCACCCGCGCCTGA